The stretch of DNA TCAAGACATCAACGACGTCGCTCAAGTTTCCAGCGCCTTAGAGTATGATTCATgcaattcttcttctcctaaagtTGTTTACAACACCGGATACGATGTTGTAACCTTCAAGGAACCAGGACATCACTACTTCATCACCTCAAATGAATTTCAATGCCGCGTCTCGGGACTTAAATATGACGTTTTTGTCGTCAATGACATGTCACCTCCGATtccttcaccaccaccaccgagcaAGGTCCATGAACCGTCACGTCCGGCTCCTCCACCATCACCAAGCAAGAACCATGCCCCTTCACGTCAgattcctcctccaccaccgagCATGAACCATGAACCGCCACGTCCGACTTCTCCGCCACCACCACCCCCGAGCAAGAGAGGAAAGATCTACAAGGTAGGTGATTTTAAAGGATGGANNNNNNNNNNNNNNNNNNNNNNNNNNNNNNNNNNNNNNNNNNNNNNNNNNNNNNNNNNNNNNNNNNNNNNNNNNNNNNNNNNNNNNNNNNNNNNNNNNNNNNNNNNNNNNNNNNNNNNNNNNNNNNNNNNNNNNNNNNNNNNNNNNNNNNNNNNNNNNNNNNNNNNNNNNNNNNNNCCACCACCCCCGAGCAAGAGAGGAAAGATCTACAAGGTAGGTGATTCTAAAGGATGGAGCGTGTACAACAGTTACTACTATTACAGGTGGAGTAAAGATAGACAATTTCGTGTTGGAGATACTCTCTTTTTCcaatacaacaacaaactcAACGACGTTAGAGAACTCAGCGATGATCTTGACTTCAAATCATGTGAACCAAATTCTACCGTAGCTGTGTACAAGACGGGACACGATCTCATTAAGCTCACCAAACCAGGAGTGCATTATTTTGTAAGCTTAAAGACCGGTCTTTGTCAGGCTGGCATTAAGCTTCGAGTCACGGTGCAAACATCAACCGAAGACGTTATTTTGCCTGATGTTCCCAAGATGCTCTCACCTATTAACCGCTGCAGCAGGTGGCGGCCCTGGTTATGCATTTTCAGACCTCATCACTAAGCATTCGGATCACTTATATATGGAACTTATtagtttaaggttttttttttggtgttattaattaagagtttttttagtttctttttgttttagttgtttagtGGTTGAAATAAATCGTTTCGTTTAAATTTTGTCTTCTATATTTTCTTCAATCTTCAAcgtttttatttagtttgattatgaGAATTCTGAATGTCCATAAAGTCGTAAACATGAACATGTTCCACATATCCATGTGTTAGATTCTGAGCAGCAACGGAGAGCCTTGTAAACCGTAACGGTGTATATCACAAAGGATTTAGTGCAGGTCGTAACTCGCAACTATTTTGCTTTCTGTTTATCTTAATATATCAGTATCACATTAACGAAACTCTCGACTTAATTAGGACAAAAAGAATCAATGAGAATTTAAATGATTAATCATGATGTTGTTTCTTTGAAAGTAACACTTGCATGAAAGAATCCACAGGTCAAGCACATATTGATAAATAGCTTTTTCTTAAGACCAATACCTAAAGAAACTTAACAATTCAAATGGAAAAAAGTGTTTCCCAATTCTTATCTTAAAGCAAACCAAACTCTTCTCCCTACAACACAATCATATACAAATCTCCTCTCTCCCAAAACTGAGATACCACAATCCATATGTATGAACAGTAGATCGCTCAGATTTTCAGACAAAACCAAGAATAGTTGAGTCTCGGAAGATTGTGATGAATAGTGTCCTAGTACTACTCGGTGCCCGGCAGTTGAACCATCATATTCGAAGCCTACAATCACAAACCAAATTAATCAATTACCATATTCATAGACTACAAATGCCATTAGTGCTTCAAGATGCTCGATGCTTTTATATGTCAGGGCCTATTCAGATTTCAAGTCTTTGAGCTGGTGTAAAATTTCAAAGGGTGGAGATGCATATATGTCAAAATGTAGATTTCAAAGTCGTTGAACATTGTCTAGTTTTTATTCTTGTTTCTCCTCTATGTgaagaatatattaatatatacaataGTATTAACCTCACTTACTTGAGAGTTTCCATAAGGACCCTGTGGGAATGAACCTTGTTGAGGAAGCTGCGAGAACTGTTCAGAAGGTAAAGACAGGGAAACGATAAGTAGCTCGCACattttataagaagaaaaagataatgcCTAGGTAAAATGACCGTGTTAATAGAAGATAGATAAGAGTCATTACCTGGGACACTTGGCTTGGTTGGCCATCTCTTTTTCCACTTGATTCCCCACCTTTTCCTGATCCCTTAGTGTCACCCTATCACGCAGATATTAATGGCAGAAGGTAGCAAGAAACCTAATTAGATACAATCATACAAAACATGCCCCTAAAAAAAGGATCGACAGATAAAACTAGACAAACAGAATACTGCGATAAGCTAAAAAAAGGCGAGAGAAATAAGTGAAAGAGGAGAACCACTGACCTCCATCTGCAAAATTCCAATCCATATAGAAggaaatgaaaaggaaaaacagagaTTCAGTGAGTGAAAAAGCAGAAATTTATCGTGATGGCATAGTCATATCAACACAATTTTCACATATAAACTAGGAGCATCAGAAATACACTTGTATCTTTCGCTACCTAATTTTCTCAAAAGTAAACTGAATAAGCTGAAGTGGAACATACCTCTCTGTATCTCATCAAGTAAACCTTCAAGGGTTCAATGTAATCTTCAAAACCTAAAGTGGCCATTGCCCAAAGCAAATCATCTCCATTAATAGTCTTCCTTTTCTCCCTTTGACACTTATCACTCGCTCTGCATATCAAAACGAGCACAAACATCATGAAGCAAATTGACATACCGAGTTAACAtaacaacaacaccaatatGCATCAacctaaacttaaaaaaagGAAGAGGCTTTTGCACACTATAACCACAAAAGCAGTATAAGCTTTACACCTACCAAAGGCCAAATACAATTTACAGAACAACAAggataatttttaattttgagaaaGTAGAGAAAGCCAAAATTACTCGCTAGTGACGAAGCTGATGAACTCAGAGACACATTCCTGCATAGTCTCTTTAGCATCTTTAGCAATTTTGCCATTGAGAGGTAAACCTCTCTTCATGATACGGCTAATGTTAGCGATGGGAAGAAACCTATCCTGCTCACGAACATTCAACGACCTAGGGCTCTGATCTCCGCCGCTCTCATGgcttccaccaccaccacctccggtcTGCGATTCCGCCATctcagaaaccctaattctcccCAACATAAACATTGATAATCAGCGATTTCGCTAGAAAATCGATAAATCGGTGAGAATCGAGGGAGAAACCCAGAAAAAAGCGGGAAGAAGCGATGATTACCTGAAGAAGAATTCGAAAAAGAGCGGGAGAggcagagagagaaagagaaatgttGATTGGAGGAGGAGACggagaagggaagagagagattgatctGATCCGACGCTGGAGAAGTGACGAGTTTTGTCTGCGATTCTTAGATTTAGggctttttcatttttttttatcaacaccgtccattttttttttcctttctctgttGACAACAAAACAATATCTACATTAATATTTTTGCAGTAGTTTTGGCAAAGAAATCTTGGAGTTAGGGATATATTTACATTCATGCCATTATAATTAAGACatttaaaagaaattgaaataaGCAAAAATTAGGTATGGAAATAAatgttttcctaaaatatctaaacaaaataatttatgtttttcttttttaattacaagttttaaatctatatattattggaaattttaaaatggtaagACAGATTACTAAATTGAACTGAAATTtcttgataataaaaatatttagttaattaCGGCGCTTACACTCATACATATTAgcatatttcaaaataattttataaatcctACAAAACATATCAGAAATGATGATTTCTTTAagatatttctaattttttaaccaAGATTTTTGGAAACCACTCATAGAAAAATTCCTACCATTCCTTAAACCACTATAAATACTTCTCATAAGTAAACCGGTTCTTTTACGACAACGTTAAACGCTGATGAAAAGGTGATTTATGTGCTACTTATTATgacttttttacttttcctgttttcatattttgtacTCTCTCTTAGGATCCATGATTCTATCAATATGTTTTGTGGATTGTCAAATTCGTGAGttaaattattgatttatattatactTTGATATAACATCttcatttattgtatttttatgtttttctaatcattATTCCACATACTTCATAGgcttttttaaatattaatagttaaagaacaaaaattgtCTTATGGTACAACACGGAGTAAATCCTAGAATGCAAACCTTTGATGATTTTACATGTTGACAATTTCAAAAGATACTCAATTCTAGATcgataataaattattatggaCAGGGTCAAATGGCGAGCCAATACGGGTaattcatcatttcatttgtttgttttattaatatgagaatattacaaatataatattaaattgattaaattatgattatgtaaaaaaaactatcttaCGGTATACTACGGTCAAATCTTAAAATTAActaccaaaatataattatataaacttaaacaacaattataaatatatatatataactacaattttttaaaaaaaaattagttaaacaaTCGttccgcgggttaaaatctagtttattatttattttctgaacaatattcatttttcagcttttaaaaataattaaggaatAAAATAGcgataaaatatagaatgtttatttcgtttttcttttcgtCAAAATATAGAACATTAATAGAATTATGATTTTCCTTTAATTGTTtgtatgaaatatttgtttctgtgttatatTAAAAGTCAAACCGTTTTTATTGGgtcatcctactatattaattgagaagtacaaatatgaaactaaccttaaaatgtgtaaaaaaatacattcaactgccattagaaaaaattaattaagcttaatgaactaatttaaataaatataattaaattaaaaataaaaacactcacatatcaaatattaaaaaatctaaaaaaaatctaaaaaaatattttctctctctaataaattatggacgaaattactaattatttatttagaaaatatataatcagaattttaaaatctaagattttatattcaagtatataatacaattatttttaataactaaattcgaagattttgttaagatttcaaattatgattctcctatcatctttattttattttatttagaaattgtttagaactttcatataatacttataattaataaaatgcatatttttctgcatatgttgtgatttgaattttttaaaacgaagatatattactcaatgtatgaaaatgtgtgttttaatttccacattggcgggttggtaaaactaaatttatatagatgataaattaataatttttatttactcacaattataatattaaaattactattttatatttcacaaaatatgatgcaaatacaacaaataaacaatataaaattataataatacgtcaaaaataaaatactataatattctaaaataattaatattcaaatagactaatagatttatataaaaattaaaaataaatattatctcaaacaaaataatttaaaaaaataaaacaataatttttattattatattataaattttttaaaaaatgttgatctgtgctttaagcacgggatatatcctagtttaTATTAAACAATACTATTAGTTTTACAATATGTAAAACCCTAGTATGTGACTATGTGTTTGATTACCTAAAAAAACGTTCACGGAAAATCTAATAATGTTATTAGATAAGATAAGtctcagccaaaaaaaaaaaaaaaaaaagtcaaatgtTTTCATGGAGTGGAGATGGTTGTCCATGACAAAGACATCCGGTAGGCCCTCTATAGCGTTTAGTGCGCAGAGGAGTGTGGAAGAATTGAGAGGGAATGATGTTGGCTTCCTTACAGTTTCACATTTTACTTTACACTCTCTATACATGTTTTGGGAATTCGTAGTTTTGGTTTAGCTCGACTTGTATGGGCACTTGGGCAGGTAAGTGAGTAGAACACTCTATAATCAACTGTTACAATCTTGTTTTAGATTCATTTTACTTGATTATATTGGTTCCGGTGTGTGACCCAGGTCGAACACAGGACCTTCGTATATACTCCCTAAAATTTTATCTATAGTGAATCAGTCCAAAAAAAATCCAGGTGAGTTCATAGCAGTTTTGAGAAAATCCTGACATGTAGGGTATAAATTCAAGTCTTGAATTCAAAAGATCACTTCACAACGATATAGTTTTCACCAAACAAATGTGGCAACGTTAACAACAAGATAAAGCTTAAGACAAATCAAATCGAAATTTCACAAATTTACATACATGAATAATGccatttttcagtttttattaaAGAATCAGTAAATTATTACTATTACTTATGGTTTTTCTTGAGTAACACACCAAACTTCTTCAACATTTTGCTAGTCTCAATAGAGTCTGTTCTCTCCTCATCATTATTATTCAGTATAGAAGCTGCTGTCTCCGCAGCTTTCCTCCATTGCTCACATTGAACCTTCACTCTTTTAAGCTCAGCTTCCACGGCTTCCGTGTTTGCCGTTTCCACTTTCTTCTCCATTGCACTCTTTAGAATCTGCAGCTCCATCTCCTTATCCATTAAACTCCCTCTCACTTCCATCAAATCCGATTCAAGCTTCTTCATAGTGTCCGTAAGGtcgtcttctttcttcttatctaTTAACTGTTCCCGCAAATCTTCGATTTCACCTTTGGTTCTGTTCAGTTCTTCCGTTAACTCGGCCTCTCTCAGTGAATATCTTGACTTGACCGTCTCTGTTTGTTCGTAAGCGTTTCTTATCTGCAATGTGCTCTGTATATACTCTTCTTGGTACCTTATCTCTGCTGCTTCAACTGCAGATTTCANNNNNNNNNNNNNNNNNNNNNNNNNNNNNNNNNNNNNNNNNNNNNNNNNNNNNNNNNNNNNNNNNNNNNNNNNNNNNNNNNNNNNNNNNNNNNNNNNNNNNNNNNNNNNAAAAAAAATCCAGGTGAGTTCATAGCAGTTTTGAGAAAATCCTGACATGTAGGGTATAAATTCAAGTCTTGAATTCAAAAGATCACTTCACAACGATATAGTTTTCACCAAACAAATGTGGCAACGTTAACAACAAGATAAAGCTTAAGACAAATCAAATCGAAATTTCACAAATTTACATACATGAATAATGccatttttcagtttttattaaAGAATCAGTAAATTATTACTATTACTTATGGTTTTTCTTGAGTAACACACCAAACTTCTTCAACATTTTGCTAGTCTCAATAGAGTCTGTTCTCTCCTCATCATTATTATTCAGTATAGAAGCTGCTGTCTCCGCAGCTTTCCTCCATTGCTCACATTGAACCTTCACTCTTTTAAGCTCAGCTTCCACGGCTTCCGTGTTTGCCGTTTCCACTTTCTTCTCCATTGCACTCTTTAGAATCTGCAGCTCCATCTCCTTATCCATTAAACTCCCTCTCACTTCCATCAAATCCGATTCAAGCTTCTTCATAGTGTCCGTAAGGtcgtcttctttcttcttatctaTTAACTGTTCCCGCAAATCTTCGATTTCACCTTTGGTTCTGTTCAGTTCTTCCGTTAACTCGGCCTCTCTCAGTGAATATCTTGACTTGACCGTCTCTGTTTGTTCGTAAGCGTTTCTTATCTGCAATGTGCTCTGTATATACTCTTCTTGGTACCTTATCTCTGCTGCTTCAACTGCAGATTTCAATTGGCTTATCTCATTCCTCGCAAGATTCATTGCTTCTTTCAGCTCTTCCACTTCCATCGACGATGATGAGTCTATACTGTTTGCTCTTTCTTCCTCGAGCTGTCTCACGAGTTTCTCCAAAGACCTTGCCTCAAATCTAGACTGCTCTAACTCGGACTCGGACTCAAAGAGCTTTGATTTCAGTTTCTGAACTTCATTAATAGCAGAAGACAAAGCAGATGAATCCATTCCATGTTGTCTCTGCATAGCTTCAAGCTCAGACTGCCATGTCTTGTCCCGCTCCTGTGAGAGTTTGCGCAGCTCCTCAATTCTTGAATCTTCTGAGGCATTGATCTCCATTAACTGATGTTTGGcatcttcagcttcttcttgaGCTTCCCTTTTTAATGCTTCTGATCTGTTTAGCTCTTCTTTTGCCTTCTTAAGCTCTTCTTGAAGCTGAGATATCTGAGATTCCAGTTCCGGTATCTTTCCTCCTGTCCGCTTCTTCTGAATCTTGAAAAGCCaacaatcatatatacaaaatcaatcACATGACTGAGTACTTCACAACATAATCATATTCAACTTGTATACACCAAATCAACAAATCATTAACTGCAAAAGTACCTCATTGAGAGGAATTCTTGGAGAGCGACGATCAGCTACTGCTTTTGGGATTTGAGTTTTCGATATTGTCTTGGTTTTAAGATCGGATTCTGCTCCGCTTGGCTTGAGTCTCCGAGCAACTTTAGGAGCTGGTAAAGGAGTTTTCTTATGTGGCAGCTCCAATGATCCGGGTCTATCACACATAATCACATTGAAACAGAtcaaaaactccaagaacattacacaacaacaagaagGACAAAAGTTGAGATTATCACCTTGATTTTGGAGTCTGCATTTTTTTGAGATCAAGAGGTTTAaaaccttttgtttttggatataaTTTATTGCTTTATGATTGCTTCTTTGAATAATTCTGACAAATAGAACATGAAGACAAATGAAATATGTGTGAGAAAGAAGTAACAGAGGAAAACAAACTTATCATAAGCATATAGACAACAAACTCAAGGGAGGAGATAGAAAGCTTAAGCaagtgtacaaaaaaaaaacataagaataacATTACACATTTAGCTTCAAAGAGACTCCTACTGCcaccaaacaaaagcaaagacaGAGCAaatgaatatatgaaaatatttagaaacaaAGTTATTGTCAATGTCATGTCATCTATAAAATCCCCCCCCAAAGATAAACCCTATTACAAGCAAAGAAAGGACCAAGCACCAATATCTTCCACATAATCTTTTTGGTTGTCAAGTCACCCaattataacttttttatt from Camelina sativa cultivar DH55 chromosome 9, Cs, whole genome shotgun sequence encodes:
- the LOC104715628 gene encoding early nodulin-20-like; this encodes MVTKKIFGFMVVIMFLLSCTSAKLYTVGGDYGWTIKDDSWAEHKKFHVGDSLVFEYDQDINDVAQVSSALEYDSCNSSSPKVVYNTGYDVVTFKEPGHHYFITSNEFQCRVSGLKYDVFVVNDMSPPIPSPPPPSKVHEPSRPAPPPSPSKNHAPSRQIPPPPPSMNHEPPRPTSPPPPPPSKRGKIYKVGKIYKVGDSKGWSVYNSYYYYRWSKDRQFRVGDTLFFQYNNKLNDVRELSDDLDFKSCEPNSTVAVYKTGHDLIKLTKPGVHYFVSLKTGLCQAGIKLRVTVQTSTEDVILPDVPKMLSPINRCSRWRPWLCIFRPHH
- the LOC104711894 gene encoding nuclear transcription factor Y subunit B-10; this translates as MAESQTGGGGGGSHESGGDQSPRSLNVREQDRFLPIANISRIMKRGLPLNGKIAKDAKETMQECVSEFISFVTSEASDKCQREKRKTINGDDLLWAMATLGFEDYIEPLKVYLMRYREMEGDTKGSGKGGESSGKRDGQPSQVSQFSQLPQQGSFPQGPYGNSQASNMMVQLPGTE
- the LOC104711895 gene encoding interactor of constitutive active ROPs 5 isoform X2, whose translation is MFLEFLICFNVIMCDRPGSLELPHKKTPLPAPKVARRLKPSGAESDLKTKTISKTQIPKAVADRRSPRIPLNEIQKKRTGGKIPELESQISQLQEELKKAKEELNRSEALKREAQEEAEDAKHQLMEINASEDSRIEELRKLSQERDKTWQSELEAMQRQHGMDSSALSSAINEVQKLKSKLFESESELEQSRFEARSLEKLVRQLEEERANSIDSSSSMEVEELKEAMNLARNEISQLKSAVEAAEIRYQEEYIQSTLQIRNAYEQTETVKSRYSLREAELTEELNRTKGEIEDLREQLIDKKKEDDLTDTMKKLESDLMEVRGSLMDKEMELQILKSAMEKKVETANTEAVEAELKRVKVQCEQWRKAAETAASILNNNDEERTDSIETSKMLKKFGVLLKKNHK
- the LOC104711895 gene encoding interactor of constitutive active ROPs 5 isoform X1; its protein translation is MFLEFLICFNVIMCDRPGSLELPHKKTPLPAPKVARRLKPSGAESDLKTKTISKTQIPKAVADRRSPRIPLNEIQKKRTGGKIPELESQISQLQEELKKAKEELNRSEALKREAQEEAEDAKHQLMEINASEDSRIEELRKLSQERDKTWQSELEAMQRQHGMDSSALSSAINEVQKLKSKLFESESELEQSRFEARSLEKLVRQLEEERANSIDSSSSMEVEELKEAMNLARNEISQLKSAVEAAEIRYQEEYIQSTLQIRNAYEQTETVKSRYSLREAELTEELNRTKGEIEDLREQLIDKKKEDDLTDTMKKLESDLMEVRGSLMDKEMELQILKSAMEKKVETANTEAVEAELKRVKVQCEQWRKAAETAASILNNNDEERTDSIETSKMLKKFGVLLKKNHK
- the LOC104711895 gene encoding interactor of constitutive active ROPs 5 isoform X3, giving the protein MQTPKSRPGSLELPHKKTPLPAPKVARRLKPSGAESDLKTKTISKTQIPKAVADRRSPRIPLNEIQKKRTGGKIPELESQISQLQEELKKAKEELNRSEALKREAQEEAEDAKHQLMEINASEDSRIEELRKLSQERDKTWQSELEAMQRQHGMDSSALSSAINEVQKLKSKLFESESELEQSRFEARSLEKLVRQLEEERANSIDSSSSMEVEELKEAMNLARNEISQLKSAVEAAEIRYQEEYIQSTLQIRNAYEQTETVKSRYSLREAELTEELNRTKGEIEDLREQLIDKKKEDDLTDTMKKLESDLMEVRGSLMDKEMELQILKSAMEKKVETANTEAVEAELKRVKVQCEQWRKAAETAASILNNNDEERTDSIETSKMLKKFGVLLKKNHK